A DNA window from Phoenix dactylifera cultivar Barhee BC4 chromosome 13, palm_55x_up_171113_PBpolish2nd_filt_p, whole genome shotgun sequence contains the following coding sequences:
- the LOC103711710 gene encoding uncharacterized protein LOC103711710: MGKAEGEQSLSTAPSSSEDTEGNACGSCHQCRSIGRIVRPRCVVALVLGFAILLSAVFWLPPFLRHSGDLMGRNRDPRFKADIVASFRLQKPVAMLSANISKLQYDIYEEIGVPNSLVVVSSLEPLAGSNWTTVVFGIWPYPKNLPISSAEISLLRESFTSLVTRQSTLHLTTSLFGNSSFFEVLKFPGGITIIPPQNAFLLQKLHSLFNFSLNVAIDQVQDKLSELKDQMKLGLLLNSYENLYVRLTNIEGSTVAPPTTLETFVVLKVGNNQPSLSRLKQLAKSISNSSAGNLGLNHTVFGKVKQVRLSSFFQHSLNSGGSSSPSPTPQPQPDHHHRHHHHHHHHHHSHPDTHLAPAAPPRRSYQTPAPSRCRFGYSNRPKSKAFLVPAAAPAAAPQHSDATVASPQHSAAPESSPQNSASPEPVPQHSIAPHVHENSPAPDPDMRAASPLPAAYFAHVQPPSESVTDVNPPDRKPSISPVPHSSSASGQPSIHWVLAVLLFYLLMRI; the protein is encoded by the exons ATGGGGAAAGCCGAAGGCGAGCAGTCCTTGTCCACCGCCCCTTCGTCGTCGGAGGACACCGAGGGGAATGCCTGCGGGAGCTGCCACCAGTGCCGATCGATCGGTAGGATCGTGCGGCCGCGGTGCGTTGTGGCGCTGGTTCTTGGTTTTGCCATACTGCTGTCGGCCGTGTTCTGGCTTCCCCCATTCTTGAGGCATAGTGGGGATCTGATGGGTCGGAATCGGGACCCGCGGTTTAAAG CTGATATCGTAGCAAGTTTCAGACTGCAAAAGCCCGTAGCTATGTTAAGTGCCAATATCTCAAAACTTCAATATGATATCTATGAAGAAATTGGTGTTCCTAATTCCTTG GTGGTTGTAAGTTCTCTAGAACCTTTAGCCGGATCAAATTGGACAACTGTAGTGTTTGGCATTTGGCCTTATCCAAAAAATTTACCTATATCGTCAGCTGAAATAAGTCTTCTCAGAGAGTCTTTTACGTCCTTGGTTACGCGGCAGTCAACTCTCCACTTGACTACGTCCCTGTTTGGGAACTCGTCCTTCTTTGAGGTGCTAAAGTTCCCTGGAGGAATTACGATTATCCCTCCACAAAATGCTTTTCTTCTGCAGAAACTGCATTCTCTTTTTAATTTCAGTTTAAATGTCGCGATCGATCAAGTACAAGACAAACTCAGTGAACTGAAGGACCAGATGAAGTTGGGGCTGCTGCTCAATTCTTACGAG AATCTGTATGTTCGTTTGACAAATATAGAGGGTTCGACGGTGGCTCCTCCAACAACTCTTGAGACCTTCGTTGTGCTTAAAGTTGGGAATAACCAACCCTCATTATCAAGGTTGAAACAGTTGGCTAAGAGCATCTCTAATTCTTCTGCAGGCAATCTTGGTCTCAACCACACTGTATTTGGTAAAGTAAAGCAGGTTCGACTTTCCTCGTTTTTTCAACATTCTCTGAATAGCGGAGGCAGCAGTTCACCAAGTCCAACTCCTCAACCTCAGCCAGATCACCACCaccgccaccaccaccaccaccaccaccaccatcacaGTCACCCAGACACTCATCTGGCTCCTGCTGCTCCTCCTCGACGCAGTTACCAAACTCCAGCTCCCTCTCGTTGCCGATTTGGATATTCTAACAGGCCCAAGAGCAAAGCTTTTCTTGTTCCAGCTGCTGCACCTGCGGCTGCTCCACAGCATTCTGATGCAACTGTGGCCTCTCCACAGCATTCAGCTGCACCAGAGTCTAGCCCACAAAATTCTGCTTCACCTGAGCCTGTACCACAGCATTCTATTGCTCCACATGTGCATGAAAATTCACCAGCTCCAGATCCAGACATGCGTGCAGCATCACCATTGCCTGCTGCCTATTTTGCTCATGTACAACCTCCAAGTGAGAGTGTAACAGATGTCAACCCTCCTGACAGAAAGCCATCAATTTCACCTGTGCCACATTCAT
- the LOC103711709 gene encoding nascent polypeptide-associated complex subunit alpha-like protein 1 produces MTAQTQEELLAAHLEQQTMDPDQPVVEDEDDDEDEDEDDDDKDEDDAEGQAGDASGRSKQSRSEKKSRKAMLKLGMKPVPGVSRVTVKKSKNILFVISKPDVFKSPTSDTYVIFGEAKIEDLSSQLQTQAAEQFKAPDLSHVISKPETSAMAQDDEEVDETGVEPKDIELVMTQAGVSRSKAVKALKAADGDIVTAIMELTT; encoded by the exons ATGACTGCTCAGACGCAAGAGGAACTCCTCGCCGCTCACCTCGAGCAACAGACAATGGAT CCTGACCAGCCTGTGGTTGAAGACgaggatgatgatgaagatgaagatgaggatgatgatgacAAAGATGAGGATGATGCTGAAG GACAAGCAGGCGATGCTAGCGGAAGATCAAAGCAGAGCAGAAGTGAGAAGAAGAGCCGGAAGGCGATGTTGAAGCTTGGTATGAAACCCGTACCTGGTGTTAGTCGTGTCACTGTGAAGAAGAGCAAGAAT ATATTATTTGTCATCTCAAAGCCAGATGTTTTTAAAAGTCCAACTTCAGACACCTATGTTATCTTTGGAGAGGCAAAGATTGAGGATCTGAGCTCTCAGCTGCAGACCCAGGCAGCTGAACAGTTTAAGGCACCTGATCTGAGCCATGTGATCTCGAAGCCTGAGACATCTGCCATGGCTCAGGATGATGAAGAAGTTGATGAGACGGGGGTTGAGCCTAAGGACATTGAGCTGGTTATGACACAGGCTGGAGTTTCGAGGTCCAAGGCTGTCAAGGCACTCAAAGCTGCAGATGGGGACATCGTTACTGCTATCATGGAGTTAACTACCTAA
- the LOC103711708 gene encoding probable E3 ubiquitin-protein ligase RHC1A, translating to MSSGRHTHWCFQCRRRVRPRGRGMVCPNCDAGFVLELDEIEVLMRQFISMDPDMDRDPRHSVMEAISSMMSQGMVGRSHEFDGRGRPNMFSDFGMEFDSSPWLVFRGQLPVHMSDNDGFEVFFNGRRGVGMRRANMADYFVGPGLEDLIEQLAQNDRHGPPPASQSAINAMPTLKINQRHLHGDSHCPVCKEEFKLGTEAREMPCKHIYHSDCIIPWLEQHNSCPVCRHELPPQNSGSYTRSRSSNQSSTSNGNNRGRQCRRNLFSFLWPFRSSNSNSRSR from the coding sequence ATGTCAAGCGGTAGACACACACATTGGTGTTTTCAATGCAGGCGTAGAGTCCGGCCTCGGGGGCGGGGCATGGTCTGCCCCAACTGTGATGCAGGTTTTGTGTTGGAGCTCGATGAGATAGAGGTGCTTATGAGACAGTTCATCAGCATGGACCCTGATATGGATCGTGACCCACGCCACAGTGTCATGGAGGCCATCTCTTCTATGATGAGTCAAGGGATGGTGGGAAGGAGCCATGAGTTTGATGGCCGGGGCAGACCGAATATGTTCTCAGACTTTGGGATGGAATTCGACTCTAGTCCTTGGTTGGTCTTCAGGGGCCAGCTCCCTGTTCATATGTCTGACAACGATGGGTTTGAGGTCTTCTTCAATGGGCGCCGTGGTGTTGGCATGCGGCGAGCCAACATGGCAGACTATTTTGTTGGCCCAGGGCTAGAAGATCTAATTGAACAGTTGGCACAAAATGATAGGCATGGACCACCACCTGCATCACAGTCAGCAATCAATGCTATGCCGACCTTGAAGATCAACCAGAGGCATCTGCATGGAGACTCGCATTGCCCTGTTTGTAAAGAGGAATTTAAGCTAGGGACTGAGGCACGGGAGATGCCATGTAAACATATATATCACTCGGACTGCATCATTCCCTGGTTGGAACAGCATAATTCCTGTCCAGTTTGCCGCCATGAGCTGCCACCACAGAACTCTGGTAGTTACACACGTTCAAGATCAAGCAATCAAAGTTCAACTAGCAATGGAAATAACCGGGGACGTCAATGCAGGAGGAACCTGTTCTCCTTTCTGTGGCCTTTTCGCTCTTCAAACTCAAATTCTAGATCTCGTTAG